A section of the Bryobacteraceae bacterium genome encodes:
- the rsbV gene encoding anti-sigma factor antagonist, producing the protein MSFRVTERRNGDVLVFGLQGRLVIGDPVEEFRRKIDEAIKGGQTRLALDLAGTEYIDSSGMGFLVVAHKVARDAGGMLTMFNLTDRVVDLMLLTKLSGVFHLFSSEQDAVDAIHGKPVKPFDPVTYIQERGEHAPGGE; encoded by the coding sequence ATGAGCTTCCGGGTGACAGAACGCAGAAACGGCGACGTGCTGGTGTTCGGACTGCAAGGGCGCCTGGTCATCGGCGACCCGGTGGAGGAGTTCCGCAGGAAGATCGACGAGGCAATCAAAGGCGGGCAGACGCGCCTGGCACTGGATCTGGCCGGGACCGAATACATCGACTCGAGCGGCATGGGCTTTCTTGTCGTCGCGCACAAGGTGGCGCGGGACGCCGGCGGGATGCTGACCATGTTCAACCTGACGGATCGAGTGGTGGACCTGATGCTCCTGACCAAGCTCAGCGGCGTGTTTCACCTGTTTTCCAGCGAACAGGACGCGGTCGATGCGATTCACGGGAAACCGGTGAAGCCCTTTGATCCGGTGACCTACATCCAGGAGCGCGGCGAACACGCGCCGGGCGGCGAATGA
- the rpiB gene encoding ribose 5-phosphate isomerase B: protein MKIAIGADHAGFLLKEELRRELEAAGHEVVDFGTDSPQSADYPDYAQRVARAVQEGACERGILICFTGVGMSIAANRLRGVRAALGYNSDVVELTRRHNDANVLALGAKYVNKTRAMEWVRIFLETPFDGGRHERRVRKMDAC from the coding sequence ATGAAAATCGCGATCGGCGCCGACCACGCGGGTTTTCTGCTGAAGGAAGAGCTGCGGCGCGAGCTCGAGGCGGCGGGGCATGAAGTCGTCGATTTCGGCACGGACTCGCCGCAGTCGGCCGATTATCCTGATTACGCGCAGCGGGTGGCGCGGGCGGTGCAGGAAGGCGCCTGCGAGCGCGGCATTCTGATCTGCTTCACCGGCGTTGGCATGTCGATCGCCGCCAACCGGCTGCGCGGGGTGCGCGCCGCGCTCGGCTACAACTCCGATGTCGTGGAGCTGACGCGGCGACACAACGACGCCAACGTACTCGCCCTCGGCGCGAAGTACGTGAACAAGACGAGGGCGATGGAGTGGGTGCGGATTTTTCTGGAAACGCCGTTTGACGGCGGGCGGCACGAGCGGCGCGTCCGCAAGATGGACGCCTGCTGA
- the glyA gene encoding serine hydroxymethyltransferase, which produces MTEQERMSRPLEAVDPEIAQAIRDETERQHSRLELIASENFTSEAVLEATGSVFTNKYAEGYPGRRYYGGCEYTDIVENLARERAKQLFGAEHANVQPHSGSQANQAAYSALLEPGDTILGMNLAHGGHLTHGHPLNFSGRTYRVVPYGVRREDELIDYDEVARLAREHRPKMIIAGASAYSRIIDFARLREICDETGAKLLVDMAHFCGLVAAGLYPNPCRWADVVTTTTHKTLRGPRSGLILCRAEYAQAIDKTVFPGVQGGPLVHVIAAKAVCFREAMEPGFIEYQKRVVANAKTLAAGLAAAGFRIVSGGTDTHLMLVDVFSRGLRGKEAEKALDEAWITVNKNSIPFDQNPPLNPSGIRLGSPAVTTRGFGEQEIKTVAELIARVLEAPADADNLAAVRRRVQELTERFPLYAWRRAAVRA; this is translated from the coding sequence ATGACCGAACAGGAACGCATGTCGAGGCCGCTCGAAGCGGTGGACCCGGAGATCGCGCAGGCCATCCGGGACGAGACGGAGCGGCAGCATTCGCGGCTTGAACTGATCGCCAGCGAGAACTTCACCTCGGAGGCGGTGCTGGAAGCCACCGGGAGCGTCTTCACCAACAAGTACGCCGAAGGCTACCCGGGCCGCCGTTACTACGGCGGCTGCGAGTACACCGATATCGTCGAAAACCTCGCCCGCGAACGCGCCAAACAGTTGTTCGGGGCCGAGCATGCCAACGTGCAGCCGCACTCGGGTTCGCAGGCCAACCAGGCGGCCTACTCGGCGCTCCTCGAGCCGGGCGACACGATTCTCGGCATGAACCTGGCCCACGGCGGACACCTGACGCACGGCCATCCGCTGAATTTTTCCGGCAGGACCTATCGCGTGGTGCCGTATGGGGTGCGGCGCGAGGACGAGCTGATCGACTACGACGAGGTGGCGCGGCTGGCGCGCGAACACCGGCCGAAGATGATCATCGCAGGGGCGAGCGCCTATTCGAGAATCATCGATTTTGCCCGTCTGCGCGAGATCTGCGATGAAACCGGCGCAAAGCTGCTTGTCGATATGGCGCACTTCTGCGGCCTGGTGGCCGCCGGACTGTATCCGAATCCATGCCGCTGGGCCGACGTCGTCACCACCACGACGCACAAGACGCTGCGAGGGCCGCGCTCCGGGCTGATCCTGTGCCGCGCCGAATATGCCCAGGCGATCGACAAGACAGTGTTTCCCGGCGTGCAGGGAGGGCCGCTGGTGCATGTGATCGCCGCCAAGGCGGTCTGCTTCCGCGAGGCGATGGAGCCGGGCTTCATCGAATATCAGAAACGCGTGGTGGCCAACGCGAAAACGCTGGCTGCCGGTCTGGCCGCGGCAGGGTTCCGGATCGTCAGCGGCGGCACCGACACGCACCTGATGCTGGTGGACGTGTTCTCGCGCGGGCTCCGGGGCAAGGAGGCGGAAAAGGCGCTCGACGAGGCATGGATCACCGTGAACAAGAACTCCATCCCCTTCGACCAGAACCCGCCGCTCAACCCGAGCGGCATCCGGCTGGGCAGCCCGGCGGTGACGACGCGCGGGTTCGGGGAACAGGAGATCAAAACGGTGGCCGAGCTGATCGCGCGCGTGCTGGAGGCGCCGGCCGATGCCGACAATCTTGCGGCGGTGCGGCGGCGCGTGCAGGAGCTCACCGAGCGGTTCCCGCTCTACGCATGGCGGCGCGCGGCCGTGCGTGCGTGA
- a CDS encoding glycosyl transferase family 1, translating into MALKILLDARHVKDFGYGTYIRNLLRGMAAIRAPHEFLLPIRAADRSELADLPDNFHLLPYEHADTEPGDRLRFSMFARRQRPSVVHIPLARIPLFPPRPYVVTVHDISSLVLERSSGWQGGLDQWLLRRPLLGAAAVIAVSEWTKNDLVTLLGVPREKVRRIYGAVDPQFTRQTREEREQGDGAAARELERRRELERYQVHYPYLLYAGTIRPQKNIPRLVEAFALVRGKLQDDPKWKDLRLIIIGDEISRYPAVRQAVIQSRVEPYVRFLGFVPIDTLRMFYESAAAFVFPSLYEGFGLPPLEAMASGTPVVCSNATSLPEAVGDAAEIVSPDNVFDIARGILEVLLNEQRRQELIERGYRRCREFRWEDTAARVLAIYEAVASGRPLPE; encoded by the coding sequence GTGGCCCTGAAAATCCTGCTCGATGCCCGGCACGTGAAGGATTTCGGCTACGGCACCTACATCCGCAACCTGCTGCGCGGCATGGCCGCCATCCGCGCCCCGCACGAATTTCTGCTGCCGATCCGCGCAGCCGACCGTAGTGAACTGGCAGACCTGCCCGACAATTTCCATCTCCTTCCCTACGAGCACGCCGACACCGAGCCGGGCGACCGGCTGCGGTTTTCGATGTTTGCGCGGCGGCAGAGACCGTCGGTCGTACACATCCCGCTGGCGCGCATCCCGCTGTTTCCGCCGCGGCCATACGTGGTGACCGTGCACGACATTTCAAGCCTCGTGCTGGAGCGCTCCTCCGGCTGGCAGGGCGGACTCGACCAATGGCTGTTGCGGAGGCCGCTTCTCGGCGCGGCGGCGGTGATCGCCGTGAGCGAGTGGACGAAAAACGACCTGGTCACGCTGCTCGGCGTGCCGCGCGAAAAAGTGAGGCGGATCTATGGCGCCGTGGACCCGCAGTTCACCCGGCAGACGCGCGAAGAGCGAGAACAGGGAGACGGAGCGGCAGCGAGGGAACTGGAAAGAAGGCGGGAACTGGAGCGGTATCAGGTCCACTATCCTTACCTGCTCTATGCGGGCACGATCCGGCCGCAGAAGAACATTCCGCGGCTGGTGGAAGCGTTCGCGCTGGTGCGGGGCAAGCTCCAGGATGACCCGAAGTGGAAGGATCTGCGACTGATCATCATCGGCGACGAAATCTCCCGCTATCCGGCGGTGCGGCAGGCGGTCATCCAGTCCCGCGTGGAACCTTACGTGCGGTTTCTCGGTTTCGTGCCAATCGACACGTTGCGGATGTTTTACGAATCGGCGGCGGCGTTCGTTTTTCCGTCGCTGTACGAGGGCTTCGGGCTGCCCCCGCTGGAGGCGATGGCATCGGGCACTCCGGTGGTGTGCTCCAATGCGACGTCGCTGCCGGAGGCAGTGGGCGATGCGGCCGAGATCGTGAGTCCCGACAACGTATTTGACATCGCGCGGGGAATTCTGGAAGTCCTGCTCAATGAGCAGCGGCGGCAGGAGCTGATCGAGCGCGGCTACCGGCGGTGCCGCGAATTCCGCTGGGAAGACACGGCGGCACGGGTGCTGGCCATCTACGAGGCGGTGGCCTCCGGCAGGCCGCTGCCGGAATAA